A single Kryptolebias marmoratus isolate JLee-2015 linkage group LG16, ASM164957v2, whole genome shotgun sequence DNA region contains:
- the hdac9b gene encoding histone deacetylase 9-B isoform X1: MLQTIYEGESSFSTTEGRIGHQQLPNQSKMHNVNNSVDIKPDVPLAAEPLSPLDLRTDLRMLGSGSDPVLWERQLQQELLLIQKQQQIQKQLLISEFQKQHEKLTRQHQAQLQEHLKLQQELQAMKQQQELAEKERRLEQQQQQQNQQEKEQERHRREQHVSSLSLRAKERSRESFTGAVASTEVKQKLQEFLLNKSAKDPISNGANHSFMHHPKLWYTSSHHTSLDQSSPPLGGTSPTCQYTLPSPIESKDDFPLRKTASEPNLKVRSRLKQKVAERRSSPMLKRREGNIMTPYKKRALELMDSAPTNSAPGSGPSSPIGASSALGTENGPSSLPTTTKTERWPSQPRLFRPEGSMSMLSLYTSPSLPNISLGLSTASTPISAAMGLKDRSTEIKHGLPGHLLGPVPLPTSLESKVSPSHQALLQHLLQKEQIRQQKMISSGQGSMSSHPHSPLAMKDRSISSRPKLPKHRPLNRTQSAPLPQNTLAQLVIQQQHQHFLEKQKQYQQQVHINKLLSKSIEQLRQPNAHLQESEEEQEEQQKEEMESMQEDRLPPAGVIRKHTLSSSSSSSSSGELPDAHYGVIKVKEEPADSEDEAATNQRLESEPSTYLHQVKGRLVIRAMI; encoded by the exons ATGCTGCAGACGATTTACGAGGGCGAGTCAAGTTTCTCCACAACAGAGGGGCGCATTGGACACCAGCAGCTCCCCAACCAGAGCAAGATGCACAACGTGAACAACTCAG TGGATATTAAGCCAGACGTGCCCTTGGCTGCGGAGCCCTTATCCCCTTTAGACCTGCGCACAGATTTGAGGATGCTGGGGTCAGGCTCGGACCCCGTGCTGTGGGagaggcagctgcagcaggagctgcTCCTCAttcagaaacagcagcaaatcCAGAAGCAGTTACTGATCAGCGAGTTCCAAAAGCAGCACGAGAAGTTGACCCGTCAGCACCAGGCTCAGCTCCAGGAGCATCTCAAG CttcagcaggagctgcaggccatgaagcagcagcaggaactcGCAGAGAAGGAGCGCCGTTtggaacagcagcagcaacaacagaaccagcaggagAAAGAGCAGGAGAGGCATCGACGAGAGCAGCACGTCTCCAGCCTGAGCCTCAGGGCCAAGGAGCGCTCCCGAGAGA GTTTCACAGGTGCGGTGGCCAGCACAGAGGTGAAGCAGAAACTCCAAGAGTTTCTGCTGAACAAGTCCGCTAAGGATCCTATCAGCAACGGAGCTAATCATTCTTTTATGCACCACCCGAAACTCTGGTACAC GTCCTCTCACCACACATCATTAGATCAAAGCTCTCCACCTCTGGGAGGAACATCGCCCACCTGCCAGTACACTCTGCCATCGCCCATAGAGAGCAAGGACGACTTCCCCTTGAGGAAGACAG CATCTGAGCCCAACCTGAAGGTACGATCCCGACTGAAGCAGAAAGTggcagaaaggagaagcagccCAATGCTGAAGAGAAGAGAGGGAAACATTATGACTCCATACAAGAAGCGGGCTCTGGAGCTGATGG ATTCTGCTCCAACCAACAGTGCCCCTGGCTCCGGCCCCAGCTCCCCCATTGGGGCCTCTAGTGCCTTGGGGACTGAAAATGGACCCTCCTCTCTGCCCACCACTACAAAAACTGAG AGATGGCCTTCCCAGCCAAGATTATTTCGACCCGAGGGCTCCATGTCCATGCTGAGCTTATACACGTCGCCATCTTTACCCAACATCTCCCTCGGACTTTCGACTGCATCCACACCAATTAGT gCTGCCATGGGGTTGAAAGACAGATCAACAGAAATCAAACATGGGTTGCCTGGGCACCTGCTGGGCCCTGTGCCCCTTCCAACCAGCCTGGAGTCCAAGGTGAGCCCCAGTCATCAGGCTCTCCTCCAACACCTCCTTCAAAAGGAGCAAATAAGGCAGCAGAAGATGATCTCCTCTG GTCAAGGCTCCATGTCATCCCACCCTCATTCTCCGCTGGCCATGAAGGATCGTTCCATCAGCAGTCGCCCTAAGCTACCAAAACACAGACCCTTGAACAGAACCCAATCGGCGCCTCTGCCCCAGAACACGCTGGCCCAACTTGTCATCCAGCAGCAACACCAGCACTTcctggagaaacagaaacagtacCAGCAGCAGGTCCACATAAATAAG CTGTTATCCAAGTCCATTGAGCAGCTACGTCAGCCCAACGCGCACCTGCAAGAgtcagaggaggagcaggaggagcagcagaaggaggagatggagagcaTGCAGGAGGACAGGCTGCCCCCTGCAGGGGTCATTCGGAAGCACacgctcagcagcagcagcagcagcagctcgagCGGCGAGCTCCCAGACGCTCACTATGGGGTCATCAAGGTGAAAGAAGAGCCGGCTGATAGCGAGGACGAGGCTGCGACCAATCAGCGCCTGGAGTCTGAGCCGAGCACCTATCTGCACCAGGTCAAAGGGAGACTGGTGATAAGAGCCATGATCTGA
- the hdac9b gene encoding histone deacetylase 9-B isoform X3, translating into MLGSGSDPVLWERQLQQELLLIQKQQQIQKQLLISEFQKQHEKLTRQHQAQLQEHLKLQQELQAMKQQQELAEKERRLEQQQQQQNQQEKEQERHRREQHVSSLSLRAKERSRESAVASTEVKQKLQEFLLNKSAKDPISNGANHSFMHHPKLWYTSSHHTSLDQSSPPLGGTSPTCQYTLPSPIESKDDFPLRKTASEPNLKVRSRLKQKVAERRSSPMLKRREGNIMTPYKKRALELMDSAPTNSAPGSGPSSPIGASSALGTENGPSSLPTTTKTERWPSQPRLFRPEGSMSMLSLYTSPSLPNISLGLSTASTPISAAMGLKDRSTEIKHGLPGHLLGPVPLPTSLESKVSPSHQALLQHLLQKEQIRQQKMISSGQGSMSSHPHSPLAMKDRSISSRPKLPKHRPLNRTQSAPLPQNTLAQLVIQQQHQHFLEKQKQYQQQVHINKLLSKSIEQLRQPNAHLQESEEEQEEQQKEEMESMQEDRLPPAGVIRKHTLSSSSSSSSSGELPDAHYGVIKVKEEPADSEDEAATNQRLESEPSTYLHQVKGRLVIRAMI; encoded by the exons ATGCTGGGGTCAGGCTCGGACCCCGTGCTGTGGGagaggcagctgcagcaggagctgcTCCTCAttcagaaacagcagcaaatcCAGAAGCAGTTACTGATCAGCGAGTTCCAAAAGCAGCACGAGAAGTTGACCCGTCAGCACCAGGCTCAGCTCCAGGAGCATCTCAAG CttcagcaggagctgcaggccatgaagcagcagcaggaactcGCAGAGAAGGAGCGCCGTTtggaacagcagcagcaacaacagaaccagcaggagAAAGAGCAGGAGAGGCATCGACGAGAGCAGCACGTCTCCAGCCTGAGCCTCAGGGCCAAGGAGCGCTCCCGAGAGA GTGCGGTGGCCAGCACAGAGGTGAAGCAGAAACTCCAAGAGTTTCTGCTGAACAAGTCCGCTAAGGATCCTATCAGCAACGGAGCTAATCATTCTTTTATGCACCACCCGAAACTCTGGTACAC GTCCTCTCACCACACATCATTAGATCAAAGCTCTCCACCTCTGGGAGGAACATCGCCCACCTGCCAGTACACTCTGCCATCGCCCATAGAGAGCAAGGACGACTTCCCCTTGAGGAAGACAG CATCTGAGCCCAACCTGAAGGTACGATCCCGACTGAAGCAGAAAGTggcagaaaggagaagcagccCAATGCTGAAGAGAAGAGAGGGAAACATTATGACTCCATACAAGAAGCGGGCTCTGGAGCTGATGG ATTCTGCTCCAACCAACAGTGCCCCTGGCTCCGGCCCCAGCTCCCCCATTGGGGCCTCTAGTGCCTTGGGGACTGAAAATGGACCCTCCTCTCTGCCCACCACTACAAAAACTGAG AGATGGCCTTCCCAGCCAAGATTATTTCGACCCGAGGGCTCCATGTCCATGCTGAGCTTATACACGTCGCCATCTTTACCCAACATCTCCCTCGGACTTTCGACTGCATCCACACCAATTAGT gCTGCCATGGGGTTGAAAGACAGATCAACAGAAATCAAACATGGGTTGCCTGGGCACCTGCTGGGCCCTGTGCCCCTTCCAACCAGCCTGGAGTCCAAGGTGAGCCCCAGTCATCAGGCTCTCCTCCAACACCTCCTTCAAAAGGAGCAAATAAGGCAGCAGAAGATGATCTCCTCTG GTCAAGGCTCCATGTCATCCCACCCTCATTCTCCGCTGGCCATGAAGGATCGTTCCATCAGCAGTCGCCCTAAGCTACCAAAACACAGACCCTTGAACAGAACCCAATCGGCGCCTCTGCCCCAGAACACGCTGGCCCAACTTGTCATCCAGCAGCAACACCAGCACTTcctggagaaacagaaacagtacCAGCAGCAGGTCCACATAAATAAG CTGTTATCCAAGTCCATTGAGCAGCTACGTCAGCCCAACGCGCACCTGCAAGAgtcagaggaggagcaggaggagcagcagaaggaggagatggagagcaTGCAGGAGGACAGGCTGCCCCCTGCAGGGGTCATTCGGAAGCACacgctcagcagcagcagcagcagcagctcgagCGGCGAGCTCCCAGACGCTCACTATGGGGTCATCAAGGTGAAAGAAGAGCCGGCTGATAGCGAGGACGAGGCTGCGACCAATCAGCGCCTGGAGTCTGAGCCGAGCACCTATCTGCACCAGGTCAAAGGGAGACTGGTGATAAGAGCCATGATCTGA
- the hdac9b gene encoding histone deacetylase 9-B isoform X2, whose translation MLQTIYEGESSFSTTEGRIGHQQLPNQSKMHNVNNSVDIKPDVPLAAEPLSPLDLRTDLRMLGSGSDPVLWERQLQQELLLIQKQQQIQKQLLISEFQKQHEKLTRQHQAQLQEHLKLQQELQAMKQQQELAEKERRLEQQQQQQNQQEKEQERHRREQHVSSLSLRAKERSRESAVASTEVKQKLQEFLLNKSAKDPISNGANHSFMHHPKLWYTSSHHTSLDQSSPPLGGTSPTCQYTLPSPIESKDDFPLRKTASEPNLKVRSRLKQKVAERRSSPMLKRREGNIMTPYKKRALELMDSAPTNSAPGSGPSSPIGASSALGTENGPSSLPTTTKTERWPSQPRLFRPEGSMSMLSLYTSPSLPNISLGLSTASTPISAAMGLKDRSTEIKHGLPGHLLGPVPLPTSLESKVSPSHQALLQHLLQKEQIRQQKMISSGQGSMSSHPHSPLAMKDRSISSRPKLPKHRPLNRTQSAPLPQNTLAQLVIQQQHQHFLEKQKQYQQQVHINKLLSKSIEQLRQPNAHLQESEEEQEEQQKEEMESMQEDRLPPAGVIRKHTLSSSSSSSSSGELPDAHYGVIKVKEEPADSEDEAATNQRLESEPSTYLHQVKGRLVIRAMI comes from the exons ATGCTGCAGACGATTTACGAGGGCGAGTCAAGTTTCTCCACAACAGAGGGGCGCATTGGACACCAGCAGCTCCCCAACCAGAGCAAGATGCACAACGTGAACAACTCAG TGGATATTAAGCCAGACGTGCCCTTGGCTGCGGAGCCCTTATCCCCTTTAGACCTGCGCACAGATTTGAGGATGCTGGGGTCAGGCTCGGACCCCGTGCTGTGGGagaggcagctgcagcaggagctgcTCCTCAttcagaaacagcagcaaatcCAGAAGCAGTTACTGATCAGCGAGTTCCAAAAGCAGCACGAGAAGTTGACCCGTCAGCACCAGGCTCAGCTCCAGGAGCATCTCAAG CttcagcaggagctgcaggccatgaagcagcagcaggaactcGCAGAGAAGGAGCGCCGTTtggaacagcagcagcaacaacagaaccagcaggagAAAGAGCAGGAGAGGCATCGACGAGAGCAGCACGTCTCCAGCCTGAGCCTCAGGGCCAAGGAGCGCTCCCGAGAGA GTGCGGTGGCCAGCACAGAGGTGAAGCAGAAACTCCAAGAGTTTCTGCTGAACAAGTCCGCTAAGGATCCTATCAGCAACGGAGCTAATCATTCTTTTATGCACCACCCGAAACTCTGGTACAC GTCCTCTCACCACACATCATTAGATCAAAGCTCTCCACCTCTGGGAGGAACATCGCCCACCTGCCAGTACACTCTGCCATCGCCCATAGAGAGCAAGGACGACTTCCCCTTGAGGAAGACAG CATCTGAGCCCAACCTGAAGGTACGATCCCGACTGAAGCAGAAAGTggcagaaaggagaagcagccCAATGCTGAAGAGAAGAGAGGGAAACATTATGACTCCATACAAGAAGCGGGCTCTGGAGCTGATGG ATTCTGCTCCAACCAACAGTGCCCCTGGCTCCGGCCCCAGCTCCCCCATTGGGGCCTCTAGTGCCTTGGGGACTGAAAATGGACCCTCCTCTCTGCCCACCACTACAAAAACTGAG AGATGGCCTTCCCAGCCAAGATTATTTCGACCCGAGGGCTCCATGTCCATGCTGAGCTTATACACGTCGCCATCTTTACCCAACATCTCCCTCGGACTTTCGACTGCATCCACACCAATTAGT gCTGCCATGGGGTTGAAAGACAGATCAACAGAAATCAAACATGGGTTGCCTGGGCACCTGCTGGGCCCTGTGCCCCTTCCAACCAGCCTGGAGTCCAAGGTGAGCCCCAGTCATCAGGCTCTCCTCCAACACCTCCTTCAAAAGGAGCAAATAAGGCAGCAGAAGATGATCTCCTCTG GTCAAGGCTCCATGTCATCCCACCCTCATTCTCCGCTGGCCATGAAGGATCGTTCCATCAGCAGTCGCCCTAAGCTACCAAAACACAGACCCTTGAACAGAACCCAATCGGCGCCTCTGCCCCAGAACACGCTGGCCCAACTTGTCATCCAGCAGCAACACCAGCACTTcctggagaaacagaaacagtacCAGCAGCAGGTCCACATAAATAAG CTGTTATCCAAGTCCATTGAGCAGCTACGTCAGCCCAACGCGCACCTGCAAGAgtcagaggaggagcaggaggagcagcagaaggaggagatggagagcaTGCAGGAGGACAGGCTGCCCCCTGCAGGGGTCATTCGGAAGCACacgctcagcagcagcagcagcagcagctcgagCGGCGAGCTCCCAGACGCTCACTATGGGGTCATCAAGGTGAAAGAAGAGCCGGCTGATAGCGAGGACGAGGCTGCGACCAATCAGCGCCTGGAGTCTGAGCCGAGCACCTATCTGCACCAGGTCAAAGGGAGACTGGTGATAAGAGCCATGATCTGA